One Epinephelus lanceolatus isolate andai-2023 chromosome 17, ASM4190304v1, whole genome shotgun sequence genomic window carries:
- the comtd1a gene encoding catechol O-methyltransferase domain-containing protein 1 isoform X1: protein MASGIQMICCIGLAVVLSGVGKSALMGKSHGEGKDDPVLQYVVNNSVREHPVLTKLRLRTLEDPWSVMMVPSEQAQFMANLIKLINATKAIEIGMYTGYNTLSMALVMPENGHVVACEIEETYIDIAKPFFKEAGVENKIDVRHQIAMKTLSELIAAGETGTYDFVFIDADKFNYDRYYETSLQLIRPGGIIAIDNVLWSGKVVNPLPGDLNSQTLDHLNKKLHKDERIDLSMLTIGDGLSIVIKR from the exons ATGGCTTCAGGTATCCAAATGATTTGTTGCATTGGACTTGCTGTTGTACTATCAG GCGTAGGAAAGTCTGCCTTAATGGGTAAGAGCCACGGGGAAGGGAAGGACGATCCTGTGCTGCAGTATGTTGTCAACAACTCGGTGAGGGAGCACCCAGTCCTCACCAAACTCAGACTG aGGACCCTTGAAGACCCCTGGAGCGTCATGATGGTTCCCAGTGAACAGGCCCAGTTTATGGCAAATCTCATCAAACTGATAAATGCAACTAAAGCCATTGAAATTG GGATGTACACGGGGTACAATACACTGAGCATGGCTTTGGTCATGCCAGAGAATGGACATGtggtagcgtgtgaaatagaagAGACTTACATCGACATCGCCAAACCGTTTTTTAAAGAG GCTGGAGTTGAAAACAAGATAGATGTGCGTCATCAAATAGCCATGAAGACACTGA GTGAGTTGATAGCGGCCGGGGAAACTGGAACATATGACTTTGTGTTCATCGATGCTGATAAATTCAACTATGACAGATACTATGAGACGTCCCTGCAGCTCATACGACCAGGGGGCATCATTGCGATTGACAAT GTGCTGTGGAGCGGTAAGGTTGTGAATCCTCTTCCCGGTGACCTCAACTCCCAGACTCTGGATCACCTCAATAAGAAGCTACACAAGGACGAGAGGATTGATCTGAGCATGCTCACTATAGGTGACGGGCTGTCCATTGTCATTAAACGCTAA
- the comtd1a gene encoding catechol O-methyltransferase domain-containing protein 1 isoform X2, with protein MASGVGKSALMGKSHGEGKDDPVLQYVVNNSVREHPVLTKLRLRTLEDPWSVMMVPSEQAQFMANLIKLINATKAIEIGMYTGYNTLSMALVMPENGHVVACEIEETYIDIAKPFFKEAGVENKIDVRHQIAMKTLSELIAAGETGTYDFVFIDADKFNYDRYYETSLQLIRPGGIIAIDNVLWSGKVVNPLPGDLNSQTLDHLNKKLHKDERIDLSMLTIGDGLSIVIKR; from the exons ATGGCTTCAG GCGTAGGAAAGTCTGCCTTAATGGGTAAGAGCCACGGGGAAGGGAAGGACGATCCTGTGCTGCAGTATGTTGTCAACAACTCGGTGAGGGAGCACCCAGTCCTCACCAAACTCAGACTG aGGACCCTTGAAGACCCCTGGAGCGTCATGATGGTTCCCAGTGAACAGGCCCAGTTTATGGCAAATCTCATCAAACTGATAAATGCAACTAAAGCCATTGAAATTG GGATGTACACGGGGTACAATACACTGAGCATGGCTTTGGTCATGCCAGAGAATGGACATGtggtagcgtgtgaaatagaagAGACTTACATCGACATCGCCAAACCGTTTTTTAAAGAG GCTGGAGTTGAAAACAAGATAGATGTGCGTCATCAAATAGCCATGAAGACACTGA GTGAGTTGATAGCGGCCGGGGAAACTGGAACATATGACTTTGTGTTCATCGATGCTGATAAATTCAACTATGACAGATACTATGAGACGTCCCTGCAGCTCATACGACCAGGGGGCATCATTGCGATTGACAAT GTGCTGTGGAGCGGTAAGGTTGTGAATCCTCTTCCCGGTGACCTCAACTCCCAGACTCTGGATCACCTCAATAAGAAGCTACACAAGGACGAGAGGATTGATCTGAGCATGCTCACTATAGGTGACGGGCTGTCCATTGTCATTAAACGCTAA